From one Dyella sp. 2HG41-7 genomic stretch:
- a CDS encoding MBL fold metallo-hydrolase, with protein sequence MKAPEIKAFFDEPTNTFSYVVWDPQERQAAIIDSVLEYDPASGRTKHNAADIIVAFINANSLHVQWLIETHVHADHLSASAYIKALVGGKIATGEHVQTVQNVFGKLFNADADFKRDGSQFDHLFKDGETYRVGQIEATAIATPGHTPSCMTHLIGNCAFVGDTLFMPDCGSARCDFPGGDAHILYRSIQKLYALPDDTQLFMCHDYKSATRSEYAYETTVGEEKRANIHLHAGVTEAAFVQMRNTRDATLAVPRLLLPSIQVNMRAGQFPPAEENGIRYIKIPMDTL encoded by the coding sequence ATGAAAGCGCCAGAGATCAAAGCGTTTTTCGACGAACCGACCAATACATTTAGCTATGTCGTATGGGACCCGCAAGAAAGACAAGCCGCCATTATCGACAGCGTACTGGAATACGACCCCGCATCGGGTCGCACCAAACACAACGCTGCGGACATCATCGTGGCGTTCATCAATGCCAACAGCCTCCACGTGCAGTGGTTAATCGAAACCCACGTGCACGCCGATCATTTATCTGCATCTGCTTATATCAAGGCGCTCGTCGGCGGAAAAATCGCTACGGGCGAGCACGTCCAAACCGTTCAAAACGTCTTCGGAAAACTATTCAACGCTGACGCAGATTTCAAACGAGACGGCAGCCAATTCGACCATCTCTTTAAAGACGGCGAAACATATCGCGTAGGCCAAATCGAAGCCACCGCGATTGCCACACCCGGTCACACTCCATCTTGCATGACGCATTTGATCGGTAACTGTGCCTTTGTCGGCGACACCTTATTTATGCCCGACTGCGGCTCCGCCCGCTGCGACTTTCCCGGCGGCGACGCCCACATCCTCTATCGCTCCATACAGAAACTCTACGCACTGCCCGACGACACGCAGCTCTTTATGTGTCACGACTACAAATCGGCGACACGCAGCGAATACGCGTACGAAACCACCGTTGGCGAAGAAAAACGCGCCAATATCCATTTGCACGCAGGCGTTACCGAAGCGGCCTTTGTGCAAATGCGCAACACCCGCGACGCAACCCTCGCCGTTCCGCGCCTATTGCTACCCTCGATCCAAGTAAACATGCGCGCCGGCCAATTTCCGCCCGCCGAAGAAAACGGTATCCGCTACATCAAGATCCCCATGGATACGCTGTAA
- a CDS encoding helix-turn-helix transcriptional regulator, producing the protein MDAPATHENQLGTYLKNRRAKLDPAALGFPAGRRRTPGLRREEVAQRANISPTWYTWLEQGRGGAPSADVLDRIAHALMLTEVEREHLFLLGLGRPPEARYHKNEGITPRLQRVLDALNPTPAIIRTATWYVVGWNRAATAMIMDYDALPPEERNILRHIFLDPRARASQYDWESVARFVMGAFRVEAARAGAAAEIEPLVEELSRLSPEFRAMWRDNDVQGPHGERVKNIRHPILGNIEFEYSAFAVDGRQDLSMIVYNPTPEDAERVAALMDAKASSP; encoded by the coding sequence ATGGACGCGCCGGCAACGCATGAAAATCAGCTCGGCACTTATTTAAAAAACCGCCGCGCGAAACTCGACCCCGCCGCGCTTGGTTTTCCCGCCGGTCGCCGTCGCACACCCGGCTTGCGCCGCGAGGAAGTGGCGCAACGCGCCAACATCAGTCCCACTTGGTATACGTGGCTCGAACAAGGTCGCGGTGGCGCGCCATCAGCCGATGTACTCGATCGCATCGCACATGCGCTCATGCTCACAGAGGTGGAACGCGAACATCTTTTCTTACTCGGCCTCGGTCGCCCGCCAGAAGCGCGCTATCACAAGAACGAAGGCATCACGCCACGACTGCAGCGTGTTCTCGATGCATTAAATCCAACGCCTGCCATTATTCGCACCGCAACCTGGTACGTCGTCGGCTGGAATCGTGCCGCCACCGCCATGATCATGGACTACGACGCACTACCTCCTGAAGAGCGAAACATTCTTCGCCACATTTTTCTGGACCCACGCGCACGCGCATCGCAGTACGACTGGGAAAGCGTGGCCCGCTTCGTCATGGGCGCATTCCGCGTAGAAGCCGCCCGCGCAGGCGCCGCCGCGGAAATTGAACCTCTGGTCGAAGAACTGAGCCGCCTCAGCCCGGAGTTCCGCGCGATGTGGCGCGACAACGACGTGCAAGGCCCGCACGGCGAACGCGTCAAAAATATCCGCCACCCGATTCTCGGCAATATTGAATTTGAATATTCCGCCTTTGCGGTGGATGGCCGGCAAGATCTCAGCATGATCGTCTATAACCCGACGCCCGAGGATGCGGAGCGGGTTGCGGCGTTGATGGATGCGAAAGCGTCGTCGCCTTAA
- a CDS encoding EAL domain-containing protein translates to MRVATSFLKTPALFIVSGFVITLATTAVMAFSLYQMRQDAMSQASVATQNLANSLEKETERNLDVFQLAMREVATSIKTPALQHLPLNVRELVEFGTISDAKELGTLYATDAEGNLILDSRSAVPRKVNVSDRDYFRVHQQNKDVGLYLSKPFLPKAGDTDQPTIALSLRLNQDDGQFAGIVASTLRLNYFHAMFKDAILGQHGTITLLRTDGTVLMRQPFHPTDVGSTLARGNSLAPLVQSDQGTYVGVAVLDHFQRLYSFKRVGQYPLIIVVGFATDDIYAGWYRRAVTIGTVTIVIAVLSIWLSLMFASLLRRRIEMESQLQHLAWFDSLTGLPNRIQLQREASRVLANAKQNDSNFATLFIDLDRFKRVNDTQGHAVGDEVLREIAERLREYIHVGDSISRIGGDEFLAILQNCDVLKAMHVAGRILQTVRQPVALDSKRGTSIAISASIGIAIYPYDGLNTDILLRNADLAMYQAKSAGRNRIHFYAPEYERRAREHLDLEIALQQDFKAKALSVAYQPRVDANGDLYGAEALVRWHNDKMGYVAPDCFIPIAEESGLIAELDAWVLDEACRQLAAWRAMGLSVPSISVNVCATDLKRSGYPSLIAHTLDAHGLAPKDLILEMTERVMFDEAVEDIRTSIDQIHAMGVALAIDDFGTGYSSLNYLHRFPIKELKIDKRFIQGIGDNANSESLAQTIINIGKTLKLIVVAEGIETQAQKDFLRLQGCDLYQGHFISPPLSPVDFERWISPQSLAGSEQSFTVEMRGGFKAE, encoded by the coding sequence GTGCGAGTCGCCACCTCATTTCTGAAGACGCCGGCTTTATTTATCGTTTCCGGCTTTGTCATCACGCTCGCCACCACGGCCGTGATGGCTTTTTCGTTGTATCAAATGCGGCAGGACGCCATGTCGCAGGCAAGCGTCGCCACGCAAAATCTTGCCAATTCGCTTGAGAAGGAAACCGAGCGCAATCTCGATGTGTTCCAGTTGGCGATGCGTGAAGTTGCGACAAGCATCAAGACGCCCGCGCTCCAGCATCTTCCACTGAATGTGCGGGAGCTCGTCGAATTCGGCACGATCAGCGACGCGAAAGAACTCGGCACCCTGTATGCGACCGACGCCGAAGGAAATTTGATTCTCGACTCGCGCTCCGCCGTGCCGCGGAAGGTCAATGTCAGCGATCGGGATTATTTCCGTGTTCACCAACAGAACAAGGATGTTGGCCTGTATCTGAGCAAGCCTTTCTTGCCCAAGGCAGGCGATACCGATCAGCCGACCATTGCATTGAGCCTGCGGCTGAACCAAGACGATGGACAGTTTGCCGGCATTGTCGCCAGTACGCTTCGCCTCAACTACTTCCATGCCATGTTCAAGGACGCGATCCTGGGGCAGCACGGCACCATTACACTGTTGCGCACCGACGGAACTGTATTGATGCGGCAGCCATTCCATCCCACCGACGTCGGGAGCACGCTCGCTCGCGGCAACTCGCTTGCGCCGCTCGTTCAGTCGGATCAGGGCACCTATGTGGGCGTGGCGGTGCTCGACCATTTCCAGCGGCTGTACAGCTTTAAAAGGGTTGGTCAATATCCGCTGATTATTGTGGTCGGCTTCGCGACCGACGACATCTATGCAGGCTGGTACCGGCGCGCCGTCACCATCGGCACCGTGACTATCGTGATCGCCGTGCTGTCGATCTGGTTGTCGCTGATGTTCGCCAGCTTGTTACGTCGAAGAATTGAAATGGAAAGCCAGCTGCAACATCTGGCTTGGTTCGATTCCTTGACGGGCCTTCCCAATCGTATCCAGCTGCAGCGCGAGGCCAGCCGTGTCCTCGCAAACGCAAAGCAGAACGATTCGAACTTTGCGACGCTGTTTATCGACCTGGACCGATTCAAGCGCGTAAACGACACGCAAGGTCATGCGGTCGGCGACGAAGTGCTGCGCGAAATCGCCGAACGCCTGCGCGAATATATCCACGTCGGGGATTCGATCAGCCGCATCGGTGGCGATGAGTTTCTTGCCATTCTGCAAAATTGCGACGTGCTCAAAGCGATGCATGTCGCTGGACGCATTCTACAGACCGTGCGCCAACCAGTTGCCCTCGACTCCAAGCGAGGCACCAGCATCGCCATCAGCGCAAGCATCGGCATCGCGATCTATCCGTACGACGGACTGAACACCGATATTCTTCTGCGCAATGCGGATTTGGCGATGTATCAGGCGAAAAGCGCAGGGCGCAATCGCATCCATTTCTACGCGCCCGAGTACGAGCGCCGAGCCAGAGAACATCTTGATCTCGAAATCGCGTTGCAGCAAGACTTCAAAGCGAAAGCGCTCAGCGTCGCCTATCAGCCCAGAGTCGACGCGAATGGCGATCTGTATGGTGCGGAGGCGTTAGTACGCTGGCACAACGACAAGATGGGCTACGTTGCGCCGGATTGTTTCATTCCCATTGCAGAAGAAAGCGGGCTGATTGCGGAACTGGATGCCTGGGTGCTCGATGAGGCTTGCCGACAACTCGCAGCATGGAGGGCCATGGGTTTGTCGGTACCTAGCATTTCGGTGAATGTCTGCGCCACGGACCTTAAGCGTTCGGGTTATCCCAGCTTGATCGCCCATACGCTGGACGCTCACGGTCTCGCTCCGAAAGACTTGATTCTGGAGATGACCGAACGCGTTATGTTCGACGAGGCTGTCGAAGATATCCGCACATCCATCGATCAGATCCACGCCATGGGCGTTGCGCTCGCTATCGACGACTTCGGCACCGGATATTCGTCGCTCAATTACCTGCATCGGTTCCCCATCAAGGAACTCAAGATCGACAAACGATTTATCCAGGGCATCGGCGACAACGCCAATTCCGAATCTCTTGCGCAAACCATTATCAATATCGGCAAGACCTTGAAACTCATCGTTGTTGCCGAAGGCATAGAAACGCAAGCTCAGAAAGACTTTCTGCGCCTGCAAGGTTGCGACTTATACCAAGGTCATTTCATTTCACCACCCTTGTCGCCGGTTGACTTTGAACGCTGGATATCACCGCAGAGTCTTGCCGGGTCCGAACAGAGCTTTACGGTGGAAATGCGTGGGGGCTTCAAAGCCGAGTAA
- a CDS encoding glutathione S-transferase family protein, with product MTITITAFERSPDGGKGLARDTRVRWALEEAGLPYDVRLVSFQAMKEPTHMRVHPFGQIPTYEEGDLTLFESGAIILYIAENNPGLLPSDAHARARAIMWMFAAVNSVEPPIFDLTTAKIVEGDKPWAEQRIALVKDRIRQRLAQLSDRLGDAQWLDGEFSAGDLLMVSVLLRSRPSGILDEFPNLAAYVARGEARPAYKRAFAAQLAVNTAPLPTT from the coding sequence ATGACCATCACCATTACCGCATTCGAACGTTCGCCCGATGGCGGCAAGGGATTGGCGCGCGACACGCGCGTGCGCTGGGCGCTGGAAGAGGCTGGCCTGCCTTACGACGTTCGCCTTGTCTCGTTCCAAGCCATGAAGGAACCCACGCATATGCGCGTGCATCCCTTCGGCCAAATTCCCACCTATGAGGAAGGCGACCTTACGCTGTTCGAATCCGGCGCCATCATTCTGTATATCGCCGAGAACAATCCGGGACTATTGCCGAGCGACGCTCACGCCAGAGCGCGCGCGATCATGTGGATGTTCGCCGCGGTCAATAGCGTGGAACCACCGATCTTCGACCTCACAACCGCCAAAATTGTGGAAGGCGATAAACCTTGGGCCGAGCAACGCATAGCACTGGTCAAGGACCGCATTCGTCAACGGCTAGCCCAACTTTCTGATCGCCTGGGCGACGCGCAGTGGCTCGATGGCGAATTCAGCGCGGGCGACCTGCTGATGGTGTCGGTGCTGCTGCGGTCGAGACCTTCGGGCATTCTGGATGAATTTCCGAATCTCGCCGCCTACGTCGCCCGCGGCGAGGCGCGGCCCGCATACAAACGCGCTTTCGCCGCGCAATTAGCGGTCAATACGGCGCCTCTACCAACCACGTGA
- a CDS encoding metalloregulator ArsR/SmtB family transcription factor: MATAKKRPAKTKKRKLDIQTMQDRSEDAAGLLKSIGSQNRLLLLCQMVDEERSVNDLSESLDLAQSVVSQHLSVLRRDKLIKGRREGQSIYYSISDHRVHALMETLFTIFCADD; encoded by the coding sequence ATGGCTACCGCAAAAAAACGCCCCGCCAAAACCAAAAAGCGCAAGCTGGATATTCAGACCATGCAAGACCGTTCTGAAGACGCCGCCGGCCTACTCAAATCTATCGGCAGCCAAAATCGTCTGTTGCTGTTGTGCCAGATGGTGGACGAAGAGCGCTCCGTCAACGACCTTTCCGAATCGCTGGACCTGGCGCAAAGCGTCGTGTCCCAGCATCTTTCCGTTCTGCGTCGGGACAAGTTGATCAAAGGACGGCGCGAGGGGCAGTCGATTTATTACTCCATCAGCGATCATCGCGTGCATGCCTTGATGGAAACGCTGTTTACTATTTTCTGCGCTGATGACTAG
- a CDS encoding glutathione S-transferase family protein, with protein MITVYGEGRGFRVVWLLEEMGLAYRLRPVDLLAGVEKDTEFLAINPAGFIPAIRDGDVTMVESIAIMEYLMARYGPTPLAPESSDLAFPAYQQFLHLGEAGLAASIYFVVGARNFAPESARQNWSADQALSVFESRLGLVTRQLRRTPFLAGDRFTAADISVTYALELAQASAGVTLGDIELSYLARTNAREGYQRAMDTCEARKAYLAKARNS; from the coding sequence ATGATTACCGTTTATGGCGAGGGTAGGGGCTTCCGCGTTGTCTGGCTGCTGGAAGAGATGGGCCTGGCGTATCGGCTGAGGCCGGTCGATCTTTTGGCCGGCGTCGAAAAAGACACGGAATTTTTGGCGATTAATCCAGCGGGTTTTATTCCGGCGATTCGGGACGGCGACGTCACCATGGTTGAGTCCATTGCGATTATGGAATACCTGATGGCGCGTTACGGACCAACGCCGTTAGCGCCGGAGTCGAGCGATCTTGCATTCCCCGCGTATCAACAGTTCCTTCACCTGGGCGAAGCCGGTCTTGCCGCGTCTATTTATTTTGTCGTCGGCGCGCGCAACTTCGCGCCGGAGTCCGCGCGACAGAATTGGAGCGCCGACCAGGCGCTGAGCGTTTTCGAAAGTCGCCTGGGCTTGGTGACGCGACAACTGAGGCGCACGCCGTTTCTTGCTGGCGATAGATTTACGGCTGCCGATATTTCCGTGACTTACGCGCTGGAATTGGCGCAGGCAAGCGCAGGCGTCACCCTAGGCGACATCGAGCTGTCGTATTTGGCCCGCACCAACGCGCGCGAAGGATATCAGCGCGCCATGGATACCTGCGAAGCCAGAAAGGCCTACCTCGCCAAGGCGCGCAATTCGTAG
- a CDS encoding serine hydrolase domain-containing protein: MGQLAGDLIRHINADTPEHIQAWAQTIMSASVAADDKAAFAAELASAARNSGGLEVFDVRSDPHQPGMLEVAVKAHRNEQAALFWLAADTAHPDRLAQAMLVPMDNPLYDQWPKGPVSHAQMGKQIHAVLDKLVSESDFSGCVTVSDGGQIVFDECRGLAERTFNVPVDHQTKFHIGSIDKMFTAVAIAQLVEAGKLSWNDTLAKLVPDYPDQAIAKKITVWQLLHHTSGLGDFLVPEFFEHSERYVNPADYVGFIARQPVLSEPGKQLNYSNAGYMLLGRIIENVSGESYFDYIQRHVFEPAHMVSSGFDSVDEIVPGLAVGYYRDTVFSQTWKADWLKIGYKSGPAGGGYSTNADLLRFAAALHEGKLLKSATLAKMFDDEIPFGPGAVGAGFDERLSHGRHIRGHQGGIAGTTANLEMVWETGAAVALTSNEGQSQHWLLAEQIADLLAVENAKN, translated from the coding sequence GTGGGCCAACTCGCTGGCGACCTGATTCGTCATATCAACGCCGACACGCCCGAACATATCCAGGCGTGGGCGCAAACCATTATGTCGGCGTCTGTCGCGGCGGACGATAAGGCCGCGTTTGCGGCGGAATTGGCTTCGGCGGCGCGTAACAGCGGCGGCCTGGAGGTGTTCGACGTGCGCAGCGATCCGCATCAACCTGGAATGCTCGAAGTCGCCGTGAAAGCACATCGCAATGAGCAAGCGGCTCTGTTCTGGTTGGCCGCCGACACCGCTCATCCAGACCGACTTGCGCAGGCGATGCTGGTTCCGATGGACAATCCGTTATACGACCAGTGGCCGAAAGGCCCCGTTTCGCATGCGCAGATGGGGAAGCAGATACATGCGGTACTGGACAAACTCGTCAGCGAATCCGATTTCTCCGGCTGCGTGACGGTTTCCGATGGCGGCCAGATCGTGTTCGATGAATGCCGTGGCTTGGCGGAGCGTACCTTCAATGTACCGGTCGATCACCAGACGAAATTCCACATTGGCTCGATCGACAAGATGTTCACCGCGGTCGCCATTGCGCAATTGGTCGAGGCCGGAAAACTATCGTGGAACGACACGTTGGCGAAGCTCGTTCCGGACTATCCCGATCAGGCGATCGCGAAGAAAATCACGGTATGGCAACTGCTGCACCACACGTCAGGCTTGGGCGATTTTCTGGTGCCGGAGTTTTTCGAGCACTCCGAACGCTACGTCAACCCGGCGGATTATGTGGGGTTTATCGCCCGACAGCCGGTATTGAGCGAGCCGGGTAAGCAATTGAATTACAGCAATGCGGGTTACATGTTGCTTGGCCGCATTATCGAAAACGTATCTGGCGAAAGTTACTTCGACTATATCCAACGTCACGTCTTTGAGCCCGCGCATATGGTGTCCAGCGGATTCGACAGCGTTGATGAAATTGTTCCCGGGCTTGCCGTCGGCTATTACCGCGATACGGTGTTTTCCCAGACGTGGAAGGCGGATTGGCTGAAGATTGGGTACAAGAGCGGACCGGCGGGTGGCGGCTATTCGACTAATGCGGATTTGTTGCGATTCGCCGCCGCGTTGCACGAAGGCAAGCTGCTCAAGTCGGCGACGTTGGCGAAGATGTTCGACGACGAAATACCCTTCGGCCCCGGCGCTGTGGGAGCCGGATTCGACGAAAGGCTCTCGCACGGCCGACATATTCGCGGTCACCAGGGCGGCATCGCGGGCACGACCGCAAATCTGGAAATGGTTTGGGAAACCGGCGCGGCGGTAGCTTTAACGTCCAACGAAGGACAGTCGCAACATTGGTTGCTGGCCGAGCAAATTGCCGACTTGCTTGCCGTGGAAAACGCGAAAAACTGA
- a CDS encoding YeeE/YedE family protein encodes MAYWLSSSLGGVLIGLAAVLLMGALGRIAGISGIVGGLVSTPPTSDRGWRLAFLAGLILAPFAMRFFIGENGIGQPTISWLWMVVAGLLVGVGTRLGSGCTSGHGVCGIARLSARSLVATLIFMLFGIATVFITHHIH; translated from the coding sequence ATGGCTTATTGGCTGTCCTCAAGCCTTGGCGGCGTTCTGATCGGTCTCGCTGCCGTACTCCTTATGGGAGCGCTCGGACGTATCGCCGGTATCAGCGGCATCGTCGGTGGCCTGGTTTCCACGCCTCCAACATCCGACCGTGGCTGGCGCTTAGCGTTTTTGGCCGGCCTTATTCTTGCGCCGTTCGCCATGCGTTTCTTCATCGGCGAAAACGGCATCGGCCAACCCACCATAAGTTGGCTGTGGATGGTAGTGGCAGGCCTTTTGGTTGGCGTCGGAACCCGGCTCGGCAGCGGCTGCACCAGCGGTCATGGCGTATGCGGTATCGCGCGATTGTCAGCGCGCTCCCTCGTGGCGACGCTCATTTTCATGCTCTTCGGCATAGCCACCGTTTTCATAACCCATCATATCCATTGA
- a CDS encoding YciI family protein produces the protein MSISGFVVRPYSEDWGTGPIEYHFGGNMPQYLIALYPSVNDDPRVDTEAMMEDIHALNREMIAAGVRRFAGGLDPAATTLRSQPDGDVLVTDGPYLESKELVGGLWILETADRDEALAWARKGAKACRAAVELREIFFVPAPEKG, from the coding sequence GTGTCGATTTCCGGTTTCGTCGTTCGTCCTTATAGTGAGGACTGGGGAACTGGCCCAATCGAATATCACTTTGGGGGAAACATGCCGCAATACCTGATTGCCTTATACCCGTCCGTCAACGACGACCCACGCGTTGATACCGAGGCGATGATGGAAGACATCCACGCGCTCAATCGGGAAATGATCGCGGCGGGCGTAAGAAGGTTTGCAGGTGGCCTGGACCCCGCCGCGACAACGCTGCGGTCGCAACCGGACGGTGATGTGCTTGTTACCGATGGACCGTATTTGGAATCCAAGGAACTAGTAGGCGGTTTATGGATATTGGAAACCGCAGATCGCGACGAGGCGCTGGCATGGGCGCGCAAGGGCGCCAAAGCCTGCCGCGCCGCTGTCGAGCTACGAGAGATTTTCTTTGTGCCGGCGCCCGAAAAGGGCTGA
- a CDS encoding LysR family transcriptional regulator, with protein sequence MEILNDMALFVEVVKAKGFRGASEVTGVPNSTLSRRISALEKAIGLRLLHRTTRKVELTEAGQVYFDRCKRIVDEAKLAHQELGEMLEQPSGVLRASLPVDFATIYIAPLIAEFAQLYPGISFDFDLTPRQVDLVSEPFDVAIRIGEPENSHFIARPLASFVPHIYASPQYLKRMGNPSEPTELEKHECMNILRDRPWILHQGKEAIQVTTRSRFTLNNVGLIRRLATLGMGLALLTDELVVDELADGRLVRVLPQWHGKPVPVYALTETRLVPAKTQRFIEFLKERLAQA encoded by the coding sequence ATGGAAATCCTGAATGACATGGCTTTATTCGTCGAGGTCGTTAAAGCCAAGGGTTTTCGCGGGGCATCCGAGGTGACCGGCGTTCCCAACTCAACGCTTTCCCGGCGGATCAGTGCGTTGGAAAAAGCCATCGGGCTTCGCTTGCTTCATCGCACGACGCGCAAGGTCGAATTGACCGAAGCAGGGCAGGTTTATTTCGACCGCTGCAAACGCATCGTCGATGAAGCCAAGCTTGCGCATCAGGAATTGGGCGAAATGCTTGAACAGCCCAGTGGCGTGCTGCGTGCATCGTTACCGGTCGATTTTGCGACGATTTACATCGCGCCGTTAATTGCCGAATTTGCGCAGTTGTATCCAGGCATTTCCTTCGACTTCGACCTGACGCCGCGTCAAGTAGACCTTGTCAGCGAGCCCTTCGATGTCGCGATTCGCATTGGTGAGCCGGAGAATTCGCATTTTATTGCACGCCCGTTGGCTTCGTTTGTGCCGCATATTTACGCGTCGCCGCAATATCTCAAGCGCATGGGAAATCCATCGGAACCCACCGAACTCGAAAAGCACGAATGCATGAATATTCTCCGAGACCGGCCTTGGATCTTGCATCAAGGAAAAGAAGCGATTCAGGTGACGACCCGCAGTCGTTTTACGCTCAATAACGTCGGCCTGATTCGCAGGCTTGCAACCCTCGGCATGGGCTTGGCGTTGCTTACCGATGAGTTGGTGGTGGACGAATTAGCCGATGGACGGCTCGTGCGCGTACTTCCGCAATGGCATGGCAAGCCGGTTCCCGTGTATGCGCTCACGGAAACCCGCTTGGTTCCTGCAAAAACGCAACGCTTTATCGAATTCTTGAAAGAACGGCTGGCACAGGCTTAA
- a CDS encoding AraC family transcriptional regulator, which translates to MCITVRPKERPALLELLPGGQPGIGAVATRLAMSSRTLQRRLEEEGDNFRSVVNRTREDLAKHYLTQTKLSASEIGFLLGFEDPNSFFRAFNDWTGKTPEALRESGP; encoded by the coding sequence GTGTGCATCACGGTGCGGCCCAAAGAGCGGCCCGCACTTCTCGAACTACTTCCCGGCGGCCAGCCCGGGATCGGAGCGGTCGCCACGCGATTGGCGATGAGCAGCCGCACATTACAACGTCGCCTGGAAGAAGAAGGTGACAACTTCCGAAGCGTCGTCAATCGAACCCGAGAAGACTTGGCGAAACACTACCTGACGCAAACGAAACTTTCGGCAAGCGAGATCGGTTTTCTTCTGGGCTTTGAGGATCCGAATTCGTTCTTTCGCGCCTTCAACGACTGGACAGGGAAAACGCCTGAAGCATTGAGAGAGTCCGGTCCCTAA
- a CDS encoding SDR family oxidoreductase, which translates to MRIFVTGATGFIGMPVVKELIAAGHQVLGLCRSEDKAAALAATGAEVYRGSMEDDDILKKGAADSDGVIHLAFNHDFSKFVANCEDDRRVIAALGAGLKGSTRPLIVTSGTGLANTVPGQPAKEDNATIGSDVIPRAASEEAAAALATEGVNVSVVRLPQVHNPERQGLITQAIAIFREKGACAYIGDGHNRWPAAHVLDVARLYRLAVEKAEPNAKYHAVAEEGVSLRDMAQTLGARLNLPVKSIAADEAQAFFGWLAMFAGRDSPASSEQTRRKLGWQPNGPKLIADLEQLQVS; encoded by the coding sequence ATGCGCATATTCGTTACAGGTGCTACGGGCTTTATCGGCATGCCCGTCGTCAAAGAATTAATCGCGGCTGGTCATCAGGTGCTGGGTCTTTGTCGTTCGGAAGACAAAGCGGCCGCATTGGCGGCGACTGGCGCCGAGGTTTATCGCGGATCGATGGAAGACGACGATATTCTTAAAAAGGGCGCAGCCGATTCGGATGGCGTTATCCATTTGGCCTTCAATCACGACTTCTCGAAATTCGTGGCGAACTGCGAAGACGATCGACGCGTTATCGCCGCGCTTGGCGCGGGACTTAAAGGTTCGACTCGGCCCTTGATCGTGACCTCCGGAACCGGATTGGCCAATACCGTGCCCGGCCAACCGGCGAAGGAAGATAACGCGACGATAGGTTCCGATGTTATTCCGCGCGCTGCGTCAGAAGAAGCTGCAGCCGCTCTCGCCACCGAAGGCGTCAACGTATCCGTGGTGCGTCTCCCGCAGGTACATAATCCAGAGCGCCAGGGTCTTATCACGCAAGCCATTGCGATATTCCGCGAAAAGGGCGCATGCGCCTATATCGGAGATGGACATAATCGCTGGCCGGCAGCGCACGTACTCGATGTAGCGCGTCTCTATCGATTGGCGGTCGAAAAAGCCGAGCCGAACGCGAAGTATCACGCTGTTGCGGAGGAGGGTGTATCGCTGCGCGATATGGCGCAAACGCTTGGCGCAAGGTTGAACCTACCGGTCAAATCCATCGCAGCCGATGAAGCGCAAGCGTTCTTCGGATGGCTCGCCATGTTTGCTGGGCGCGATTCCCCTGCATCTAGTGAGCAGACGCGGAGAAAACTGGGATGGCAGCCGAATGGGCCGAAATTGATTGCCGATCTGGAGCAGTTGCAGGTTTCTTGA
- a CDS encoding YeeE/YedE family protein, whose protein sequence is MNHIVAFIAGLLFGAGLVLGGMTQPAIVQAFLDIAGQWNPSLLFVMAAAVLTTMIGYRLVLRRPQPWLEREFHLPKSKNADRKLIVGAALFGIGWGIAGYCPGPALTSLSGGAPSVWLFVAAMAFGWWLISRISSHSAS, encoded by the coding sequence ATGAACCACATCGTGGCTTTCATTGCAGGCCTATTGTTTGGAGCTGGCCTCGTGCTAGGCGGCATGACGCAACCCGCGATCGTCCAAGCATTCCTCGATATTGCCGGCCAGTGGAACCCAAGCCTGCTGTTTGTCATGGCCGCTGCCGTACTCACCACCATGATCGGCTACCGCCTTGTTCTACGCCGCCCACAACCGTGGCTAGAACGCGAATTCCATTTACCCAAATCAAAAAACGCCGACCGGAAATTAATCGTTGGCGCCGCACTATTCGGTATCGGCTGGGGCATCGCGGGCTATTGTCCTGGCCCTGCCCTTACGTCACTCTCTGGCGGTGCGCCATCCGTCTGGCTGTTCGTCGCCGCCATGGCATTCGGATGGTGGCTTATAAGCCGTATCTCGTCCCACAGCGCTTCGTAA